One genomic segment of Sorex araneus isolate mSorAra2 chromosome X, mSorAra2.pri, whole genome shotgun sequence includes these proteins:
- the TASL gene encoding TLR adapter interacting with SLC15A4 on the lysosome: protein MLSEGYLSGLAYWNDIHWSCASYNKQGVEEKEAETNTSAALSYSSVDKTQVRSLYVGCKSSNKFISSVHSRESQHSSNQSFSVLQTYSNPVFESPNLAADETCRDLSRETYLVPPSCKSICKNYNDLHIAGGQVMAINSVVTDFPSESSFEYGPLLKSSEIPLPMEDFISIQPSDFPPKPIKQYSSYWKITSIKEKNSLQMQKPISNAMLNEYLEQKVVELYKQYIMDTAFHDSSPTQILASELIMTSVDQISLQVSREKNLETSKAKDIVINRLLQLVSTEISTPSLHISQYSNVNP, encoded by the coding sequence ATGCTGTCAGAAGGATATCTCAGTGGACTTGCCTACTGGAATGATATTCACTGGAGTTGTGCATCTTATAACAAGCAGGGGGTCGAGGAAAAAGAGGCAGAGACAAATACTTCAGCTGCTCTCTCCTACTCCTCTGTGGATAAAACACAGGTCAGAAGTCTCTATGTTGGCTGCAAATCCTCTAACAAGTTCATTTCTTCAGTGCATTCAAGAGAGAGCCAACACAGTAGTAATCAGAGCTTCTCAGTGCTGCAGACATACTCTAACCCTGTGTTTGAGAGCCCAAACTTGGCTGCCGATGAAACATGCAGAGACCTCAGCAGAGAGACTTACTTGGTTCCACCTTCCTGCAAAAGCATTTGCAAGAATTACAATGACTTACATATTGCAGGGGGCCAGGTAATGGCCATTAATTCTGTGGTAACAGATTTTCCTTCTGAGAGCAGTTTTGAATATGGCCCCTTGCTAAAATCATCTGAGATTCCTTTACCCATGGAGGATTTCATTTCCATTCAGCCCAGTGACTTTCCCCCCAAACCTATCAAGCAGTATTCATCCTACTGGAAGATAACGAGCATCAAAGAGAAAAACAGCCTGCAAATGCAGAAGCCTATCTCTAATGCAATGCTGAATGAGTACCTGGAGCAGAAGGTGGTAGAGTTATATAAGCAGTACATTATGGATACTGCATTTCATGACAGTTCCCCAACCCAGATTCTGGCATCTGAACTCATCATGACAAGTGTGGACCAAATTAGCCTGCAAGTGTCTCGAGAGAAGAATTTGGAGACATCCAAGGCTAAGGATATAGTCATTAACCGCCTGTTACAGTTGGTGTCAACGGAAATCAGTACTCCTAGCCTCCATATTTCTCAATACAGCAATGTGAATCCATAG